The Drosophila sechellia strain sech25 chromosome 2L, ASM438219v1, whole genome shotgun sequence region GGGAGTTGCTTAGattactgttgttgttgttgttgttgtggttatTATTGCCGCTGCCGCTCGTCCCAATACCGCAGTCATTATTGTTGTTCAGATTGTTGGCCAAAATAGCGGCTGTCCCTGTGCCGGAGGATGTGGGCTTCAAGGCAGTCATCGCTGTGTTTCCAGCCACTCCATTGTTATTGTTCCGGAACGGCTGGGATCGAGCCCTCGTATGCCTCAGGTTCGATTCCTGTTCGCTGCTGATACAAGAAATATACAATCGTAATTTAGCAGAAGAAACTTtgtaacaaaaacaaatacattCAGATGCACTTGAATTTCGACCTACCTATTGCTGCTCACATTAACGGATCGCGAGTGATGCCTTCGCAGCGCCTTGATCTGATTCAGCTTGTCGCCCTGCGTCTGGGCCTGCTTCTTCTCGAGCGCCGTTTGCGTCATCCTGACGGTGGATGCAATCGTGTGTCGGGCTGCCTCGAAGACATTTGCACTTGGCTTGCGcaacttcttctccgtgcagCTGGCCAACTCAGGAGTTGGATAAACTCCAGATGCCGTACTGCGATTGGCATTGGGATTAACCAGGCGCCTCAGTGATGTGGCTATCACTGTCGGCTTGTTCGCGCCTGATGGAGATTTCCTACGCCGCGTGGATATTGTATAGCTGGAGGTAGGCGGCGGATCCGCTGGTGCACTGATCGTGTCCGTATCGTTGTCATCGCTATTATTGCAATTGGGATCCTCAACGGATTGATACAGCGCTCTCTCGTCCCGCTCCAATCGCAGCTGCTCCGAGAGTTCTTCATCCGTTTGATCCGCACAAGCAGCATCTAAGTCATTCAGGTGCATCGTATCCACCCGCTGAGAAATGCCCTTCACCCTGGTTAGGAGCAGATCGACGTGCTCTACGGAATCGGCGGCAGCCGACGCCAGTTTCTTCTTCAGCTCCAGGCTGTTGATGCCGTACGTATGCTGGAGGATGGGAAGCGAAGTGCGCCGGCGCATTCGTTCGCCCTCCGACCACAGCCAGCTTTGTTTGCTAAAAGTTAGGAAAACATTTGTGATACTTTGAGTAAAAAGGGGGTGCTAAGAAATACGTACTCTTCCATCCACTGCTGCTGATGTCCAATCACCGATCCCGGCCGGCAGAGCCTCAGCCAGGCTATGGCCTCCAGAGCAGTGAATCCGTAATGCTTCATGATATATGCCCCTATCAGGCTGCCCGTGCGTCCCAAGCCCGCTTTGCAGTGAACTGCAATGGCTCCCTTTGTCGTCTCGCAAATGGAGAGGAACTTTTTCATGATGGCATCGCTGGGCGTGCTGCCATCGATGAAGAACAGATCCTTGTGATCGAAACCAGCGTTCTCAAAGGACGATGCGTGATAGACTTTGGCATTCAGCCGAATCACTGTTGTCACATTATTATCCCGAAAATAGCTGAAGTAGCGCTCAGGTGCATGGCACGGATATCCATTCGGCAGCGTCTTGCTCTTCTGATGGGGCCCGCAAAACGCTATAAACTTCTGGGGCACAATCCAGTTGAAGTCGCCGTTCTCGACGCGCTCGAAATACTCATACTCCTCAGCATCAAAGTCGTTGAAATTGAAGAAACCCGCCTGCAGGCCTTTGTGCACAGCATTCAGGCAGTCCAGCAACGAAATCTTAAAGTTGCTGGGTCCGTAGCTGGCATCACAAAAGCGTGTGTAGGCAGGAATCTCGCCAGCGACCAGCGGCCGATATGCCTCTTGCGGTGTCTTATTTAGGTAGATTATCTGGAAACGATAAATCATATATACTTATTCTCATTTTTGTGAGTTCTTGAACGATTGAAAGAGTTGGCCATTGGAAAGCTCTCTTTCAAATGTCCATCGAAATCGAAGATTCAGGACCAGGAGCACTTACTGCATACGAACCAATCAGATAGGCCGCGTTCAACCGCTTGGCCGGATTCATGGAGGTGTAGTGAACTATCTTTTTGTTGGCATGGCACTTGGCATTCAGCTTGGTGTTCAGTTTCATGCAGTATCTGTACAGCATGCATATGTTGAGGGGACCAAAGTCGTTGTAGAAGTTCTCATAGATGAATTCCTCATCGACGCTGAAGTAGTGGGTGTTGACCGTGTTCTTTGGCTTGATGTTCTTcttgaaggccacaaagtacaATCGGTCTGCAAACAGTATAGAATAATCCACATCACTCAATGTCACGCTGTTGAAAGTTCATTGAGCTCTCACCTTCTTGCATCTCTGATGCACAGACCAGCAGATCCGAGTTGTCATCGTCCAACATCTTGGGCGACTATCAGGTGCACGGGAGACTTCGACGACTGTTTGGCGACTGCAAAGACATTGAggaaaatacatttattacgGCTTTGATATCTTCGAGCAACGGCGGAACTCTCGGCAAGCGTTGAAATCACTTCTGTCGAGCCCACACATATTGGGATTAAAGCTTCCGCATGGTATTGCTTATTAACAAATTTCATGTTTATTGTTAGTGATGGGCATAAATACCTATTGATTTCATATACCAAAAGTACTTTAGAACTTCTGAAGAAGACTTGTTTTAGAAGACTAGATAAACATTAACATCTTAAATAAAGTAGAGTTTATGGCTTGGATTGTATAAAAGGTCTGGAATCCACGGCATTTCAAAGTCCAAGCCCCTATGCAATATAGTTTCATTCTAATGATTATTTCTTTCTATTAGTTGGCAACAAATGCGCCCACGCCGACTTGCACACAAAACCTGACT contains the following coding sequences:
- the LOC6611577 gene encoding probable serine/threonine-protein kinase nek3 isoform X2, whose amino-acid sequence is MLDDDNSDLLVCASEMQEDRLYFVAFKKNIKPKNTVNTHYFSVDEEFIYENFYNDFGPLNICMLYRYCMKLNTKLNAKCHANKKIVHYTSMNPAKRLNAAYLIGSYAIIYLNKTPQEAYRPLVAGEIPAYTRFCDASYGPSNFKISLLDCLNAVHKGLQAGFFNFNDFDAEEYEYFERVENGDFNWIVPQKFIAFCGPHQKSKTLPNGYPCHAPERYFSYFRDNNVTTVIRLNAKVYHASSFENAGFDHKDLFFIDGSTPSDAIMKKFLSICETTKGAIAVHCKAGLGRTGSLIGAYIMKHYGFTALEAIAWLRLCRPGSVIGHQQQWMEDKQSWLWSEGERMRRRTSLPILQHTYGINSLELKKKLASAAADSVEHVDLLLTRVKGISQRVDTMHLNDLDAACADQTDEELSEQLRLERDERALYQSVEDPNCNNSDDNDTDTISAPADPPPTSSYTISTRRRKSPSGANKPTVIATSLRRLVNPNANRSTASGVYPTPELASCTEKKLRKPSANVFEAARHTIASTVRMTQTALEKKQAQTQGDKLNQIKALRRHHSRSVNVSSNSEQESNLRHTRARSQPFRNNNNGVAGNTAMTALKPTSSGTGTAAILANNLNNNNDCGIGTSGSGNNNHNNNNNNSNLSNSLNNYNNNNNTTNNILASSGSSRTRSLALYSKRMELKHLRKAEQQQQQQVQQEQPLLPVEKQLLRQYATINESKIPVVSVGGGGAGSSATIPPTRGSAARTSHHHMTLRGRSRIRYQRPNAGETAPAAAQSQPCTVATARYYRDVSAIPTIGILGGGPGGSSSTSASFNIATRSASATLDLNSNPLPKTTKLTSLNNNPTTTPPPSSNPADTSRLSGRGSAELQAIIEHGLVAGSAKRNKRSLSSTRLDKDKSDEYNTKLLRKTAAAAAAAATAASAVANSTSINATNASTASSMNNNCKYNSCSSSNSGSFKLSRRLFGESGSSASTSASNSGIPTPTAPPSSSQWHQHLARGVSRASSEKDRDRERQQQQQQSLDHQQSNLKLRKKISY
- the LOC6611577 gene encoding dual specificity protein phosphatase CDC14A isoform X3, with translation MLDDDNSDLLVCASEMQEDRLYFVAFKKNIKPKNTVNTHYFSVDEEFIYENFYNDFGPLNICMLYRYCMKLNTKLNAKCHANKKIVHYTSMNPAKRLNAAYLIGSYAIIYLNKTPQEAYRPLVAGEIPAYTRFCDASYGPSNFKISLLDCLNAVHKGLQAGFFNFNDFDAEEYEYFERVENGDFNWIVPQKFIAFCGPHQKSKTLPNGYPCHAPERYFSYFRDNNVTTVIRLNAKVYHASSFENAGFDHKDLFFIDGSTPSDAIMKKFLSICETTKGAIAVHCKAGLGRTGSLIGAYIMKHYGFTALEAIAWLRLCRPGSVIGHQQQWMEDKQSWLWSEGERMRRRTSLPILQHTYGINSLELKKKLASAAADSVEHVDLLLTRVKGISQRVDTMHLNDLDAACADQTDEELSEQLRLERDERALYQSVEDPNCNNSDDNDTDTISAPADPPPTSSYTISTRRRKSPSGANKPTVIATSLRRLVNPNANRSTASGVYPTPELASCTEKKLRKPSANVFEAARHTIASTVRMTQTALEKKQAQTQGDKLNQIKALRRHHSRSVNVSSNSSEQESNLRHTRARSQPFRNNNNGVAGNTAMTALKPTSSGTGTAAILANNLNNNNDCGIGTSGSGNNNHNNNNNNSNLSNSLNNYNNNNNTTNNILASSGSSRTRSLALYSKRHKPA
- the LOC6611577 gene encoding dual specificity protein phosphatase CDC14A isoform X1; this encodes MLDDDNSDLLVCASEMQEDRLYFVAFKKNIKPKNTVNTHYFSVDEEFIYENFYNDFGPLNICMLYRYCMKLNTKLNAKCHANKKIVHYTSMNPAKRLNAAYLIGSYAIIYLNKTPQEAYRPLVAGEIPAYTRFCDASYGPSNFKISLLDCLNAVHKGLQAGFFNFNDFDAEEYEYFERVENGDFNWIVPQKFIAFCGPHQKSKTLPNGYPCHAPERYFSYFRDNNVTTVIRLNAKVYHASSFENAGFDHKDLFFIDGSTPSDAIMKKFLSICETTKGAIAVHCKAGLGRTGSLIGAYIMKHYGFTALEAIAWLRLCRPGSVIGHQQQWMEDKQSWLWSEGERMRRRTSLPILQHTYGINSLELKKKLASAAADSVEHVDLLLTRVKGISQRVDTMHLNDLDAACADQTDEELSEQLRLERDERALYQSVEDPNCNNSDDNDTDTISAPADPPPTSSYTISTRRRKSPSGANKPTVIATSLRRLVNPNANRSTASGVYPTPELASCTEKKLRKPSANVFEAARHTIASTVRMTQTALEKKQAQTQGDKLNQIKALRRHHSRSVNVSSNSSEQESNLRHTRARSQPFRNNNNGVAGNTAMTALKPTSSGTGTAAILANNLNNNNDCGIGTSGSGNNNHNNNNNNSNLSNSLNNYNNNNNTTNNILASSGSSRTRSLALYSKRMELKHLRKAEQQQQQQVQQEQPLLPVEKQLLRQYATINESKIPVVSVGGGGAGSSATIPPTRGSAARTSHHHMTLRGRSRIRYQRPNAGETAPAAAQSQPCTVATARYYRDVSAIPTIGILGGGPGGSSSTSASFNIATRSASATLDLNSNPLPKTTKLTSLNNNPTTTPPPSSNPADTSRLSGRGSAELQAIIEHGLVAGSAKRNKRSLSSTRLDKDKSDEYNTKLLRKTAAAAAAAATAASAVANSTSINATNASTASSMNNNCKYNSCSSSNSGSFKLSRRLFGESGSSASTSASNSGIPTPTAPPSSSQWHQHLARGVSRASSEKDRDRERQQQQQQSLDHQQSNLKLRKKISY